The following are encoded in a window of Sporosarcina luteola genomic DNA:
- a CDS encoding nucleoside deaminase: MITDQDKVYLQMALEEAELALEENTYPVGAILVDEQFNVIAKGRNRVHTIKDTTAHAEIEAIRNAGEAIFEAKIHNKSFTLYSSLEPCPMCTGGILFAKIQRVVWLLNDDLGFGAFQKMKDAAIFESKFNRIEMIAEPDEELKNRQLKLMSEWENNANHVSNLRKTVKVGTN, encoded by the coding sequence ATGATTACGGATCAAGATAAGGTTTACCTTCAAATGGCGCTAGAAGAGGCGGAGCTTGCTCTTGAGGAGAATACATATCCAGTTGGGGCAATACTTGTCGATGAACAATTCAACGTTATTGCAAAAGGGAGAAACCGAGTACATACGATAAAAGACACTACTGCGCATGCGGAAATCGAAGCGATACGCAATGCGGGCGAAGCTATATTTGAGGCGAAAATACATAACAAATCCTTTACGCTCTACAGTTCGTTGGAGCCGTGTCCGATGTGCACAGGTGGGATTCTGTTTGCGAAAATCCAGAGAGTTGTTTGGCTGTTAAATGATGATTTGGGCTTTGGTGCGTTTCAGAAGATGAAGGATGCGGCTATCTTTGAATCGAAATTCAATCGGATCGAGATGATTGCGGAGCCAGACGAGGAGCTCAAAAATCGGCAACTGAAGCTGATGTCTGAATGGGAGAACAATGCGAATCACGTCAGCAATTTGCGAAAGACGGTCAAAGTAGGTACTAATTGA
- a CDS encoding DoxX family membrane protein: MALHCSRIFLGVMFLVAGINGYFVIFGWEPFIATSPEAMALFEFKYLLITEKSLEIICGILLLSNRFVPLAIAILAPIVTNILLLHLFLDHSLLPLAVLLVLAISYLLFSYRKNFTGIVERKANPS, encoded by the coding sequence ATGGCATTGCATTGTAGCAGGATCTTTTTGGGTGTCATGTTTTTAGTCGCGGGCATCAATGGCTATTTCGTGATCTTCGGGTGGGAGCCGTTTATCGCAACAAGTCCGGAAGCAATGGCATTATTTGAATTCAAGTATCTATTGATTACAGAAAAATCATTAGAAATCATATGTGGAATTCTACTTTTATCTAATCGATTCGTTCCATTGGCTATTGCAATATTAGCTCCGATTGTCACCAATATTCTTTTACTCCATCTATTTCTCGATCATTCATTACTTCCACTAGCCGTCCTGCTTGTCCTTGCTATTAGCTATCTCTTGTTCTCCTACAGAAAAAACTTCACGGGGATAGTAGAGAGAAAGGCAAATCCATCATAG
- a CDS encoding FMN-binding negative transcriptional regulator has product MYIPKYFKVTDVEEIKGFIQGNSFGTLVTTKKGRPIATHLPFGFREKDDDWYITGHMAYGNPQWRTFETCEEALVMFQGPHAYVSSSWYSSENVPTWNYQSVHLYGKASILPREELVEDLKRMLEKYEGHREKPVLWETLSPKLLESELKGIVGFKIKVEEAQAAYKLSQNRNEMDYANIIEQLQNEENPQSRQVAERMKKKS; this is encoded by the coding sequence ATGTATATTCCAAAATACTTTAAGGTTACTGATGTCGAGGAAATCAAGGGGTTCATCCAGGGAAATTCCTTTGGAACGCTTGTGACGACGAAAAAGGGGAGACCGATTGCGACGCATTTGCCTTTCGGGTTTCGTGAAAAAGACGATGATTGGTATATTACAGGGCATATGGCTTATGGCAATCCGCAGTGGAGGACGTTTGAAACGTGCGAGGAAGCCCTTGTCATGTTTCAGGGGCCACATGCGTATGTTTCTTCTTCGTGGTACTCGAGTGAAAATGTTCCGACGTGGAATTACCAATCAGTCCATCTTTACGGGAAGGCGAGCATTCTACCAAGAGAAGAATTAGTAGAAGACTTGAAGAGGATGCTTGAAAAATATGAGGGACATCGCGAAAAACCAGTGTTATGGGAAACACTTTCCCCGAAGCTTCTTGAAAGTGAACTGAAAGGCATTGTTGGATTCAAGATAAAGGTGGAGGAGGCCCAGGCTGCCTATAAATTAAGCCAGAACCGAAATGAAATGGATTATGCAAACATCATTGAGCAACTACAAAACGAAGAAAACCCACAATCACGACAAGTGGCGGAACGAATGAAAAAGAAGTCATGA
- a CDS encoding AraC family transcriptional regulator, protein MQKVIDYIEEHIKEEIQPEELAKATGYSPFHFYRMFHQHIGYTVMDYVVKRKLQYALYELVNGKKVIEIALDYGFETHSGFTKAFKRVFGSPPSLYRLHCPTSLPPKLDLLNLRQKEVGGIVMQPKIVQREGFTIAGKTYESTMDNVFYTRDAPAFWDQRIAPEEAIETMLYDKLSPKKHGEYCVNLNDREMNRTFTYLFAVDCDEEDAQLPEGLTKLRIKPSTYAVFTIPPVDVERFVPAIKGTWKFILEDWLPQSSYEVDEQGYDFEYYDERCHDWIYEKITMEIYVPIKEKDKV, encoded by the coding sequence TTGCAAAAGGTCATCGACTATATAGAAGAACATATAAAGGAAGAAATTCAACCTGAGGAACTGGCGAAAGCGACCGGATATTCTCCCTTCCATTTCTATCGGATGTTTCATCAGCATATCGGCTATACCGTTATGGATTATGTCGTGAAAAGGAAGTTGCAGTACGCGTTATATGAGTTGGTGAACGGGAAAAAAGTGATTGAAATCGCTTTGGACTATGGATTTGAAACCCATTCCGGTTTTACGAAAGCGTTTAAACGGGTTTTTGGAAGTCCACCAAGTCTATACCGGCTGCATTGCCCGACTTCATTGCCACCTAAATTGGATTTGCTGAACTTGCGTCAAAAGGAAGTTGGCGGCATCGTCATGCAACCGAAAATCGTGCAGAGGGAAGGCTTTACGATTGCCGGGAAAACCTATGAAAGTACGATGGATAACGTGTTTTACACGAGGGATGCCCCTGCATTCTGGGATCAGCGCATCGCGCCGGAAGAGGCGATTGAAACGATGTTGTATGACAAGCTATCCCCGAAAAAACATGGGGAGTACTGCGTAAATCTGAATGATCGAGAAATGAATCGGACGTTCACTTATTTATTTGCAGTCGATTGCGATGAGGAAGATGCGCAGCTTCCAGAAGGGCTGACGAAGCTGCGCATCAAACCTTCGACGTATGCAGTGTTTACCATTCCCCCAGTAGATGTAGAGCGGTTTGTGCCAGCGATAAAAGGGACGTGGAAATTCATATTGGAGGATTGGCTGCCGCAGTCGTCTTACGAAGTCGATGAGCAAGGCTATGATTTCGAGTATTACGATGAACGTTGCCATGACTGGATTTATGAGAAAATCACAATGGAAATTTATGTGCCAATCAAAGAAAAAGACAAAGTGTGA
- a CDS encoding MFS transporter, with product MSTYTRKDPYLVYLFTCFLSQLFFTFIFTVNLLYHVQVVKLDPLQLVLVGTVLELTVFLFEIPTGVLADLKSRKLSLIIGYFLIGFGFIMEGIFPLFATVIFSQIAWGIGYTFTSGAQQAWIADEIGEERASLAFIRGAKFGKLGQIIAIPLSILTGYFMINLPIIIGGICMLGLAIYLLFFMEEKNFKPLQTGKRVSTWDSMKGNMKKIVVYSKASFVMRMMLLIALFIGLYSEGFDRLWMTHFIDVSALASLSNEKLVLFMGGLQFIVVLLSFTVLHFINRSSIHSNLRHIYVALFIGASLLIISLIGFAFSGLVASLLVCYVVIQVTRQVMYPLEDIWLNKIIPDSSTRATFFSVKGQVDAIGQIGGGPIIGVIATRFAVKTAILVSACFIMPVLFLYTAVIKKDKA from the coding sequence ATGAGTACTTATACCAGAAAAGATCCGTATTTAGTTTACTTGTTCACTTGCTTCTTATCACAGCTGTTTTTCACATTCATCTTCACGGTGAATTTGTTATACCACGTACAAGTCGTGAAGCTCGATCCGCTCCAGCTCGTTTTGGTAGGAACCGTTTTGGAGCTGACGGTTTTCCTATTCGAAATTCCGACTGGCGTATTAGCCGACCTAAAAAGCCGAAAGCTATCACTCATCATCGGTTATTTCTTAATCGGATTCGGATTCATAATGGAAGGGATTTTCCCTTTATTCGCCACTGTCATCTTCTCGCAAATCGCATGGGGCATCGGGTATACGTTTACGAGCGGTGCGCAGCAGGCGTGGATTGCGGATGAAATCGGGGAAGAACGGGCATCGCTCGCATTCATTAGAGGAGCAAAATTCGGGAAGCTTGGCCAAATCATCGCAATTCCGCTTAGCATCCTAACCGGTTATTTCATGATTAACCTACCGATTATCATCGGGGGCATCTGCATGCTTGGACTCGCGATCTACTTACTGTTTTTCATGGAAGAGAAAAATTTCAAACCATTGCAGACGGGGAAAAGGGTTTCTACGTGGGATAGCATGAAAGGAAATATGAAGAAAATCGTTGTTTATTCCAAAGCGAGTTTCGTTATGAGAATGATGCTTCTGATCGCGTTGTTCATCGGCTTGTACAGCGAAGGATTCGACCGTTTATGGATGACGCACTTCATTGACGTATCCGCTTTGGCTTCACTTTCGAATGAAAAATTGGTTCTCTTCATGGGCGGACTTCAATTCATTGTCGTCCTACTTTCCTTTACGGTGCTTCACTTTATTAACCGAAGTTCAATCCATTCGAATTTGAGGCATATTTACGTTGCGCTATTCATAGGCGCTTCACTACTTATTATTTCTCTCATCGGGTTTGCGTTCTCGGGTCTTGTCGCAAGCTTGCTCGTCTGTTATGTCGTGATCCAAGTGACTAGGCAAGTCATGTACCCATTGGAGGACATTTGGTTGAATAAAATCATTCCTGACTCCTCGACACGGGCAACCTTCTTTTCAGTCAAGGGCCAAGTCGATGCCATCGGTCAAATTGGCGGCGGCCCGATTATTGGTGTGATTGCTACACGATTCGCGGTGAAAACGGCCATCCTTGTAAGTGCATGCTTCATCATGCCCGTATTGTTTTTATACACAGCCGTCATAAAAAAAGACAAAGCGTGA